The sequence below is a genomic window from Corvus cornix cornix isolate S_Up_H32 chromosome 1, ASM73873v5, whole genome shotgun sequence.
TGCTCTAAGGATACTCTACATGCAGTGGGGTTCTTCTAGTGTCTCCCCTACTTTTGTGGCCCTCCAGTAGTACTGTGTGCCCTCCTTGGACTCTTTCaacatttgcttctttcttgGTCTCTGTGAAGCCACTCTCTGTTCTCTCAGCATTCTTCCAGGCTTTCTGCTGTACTTTCTCACCTCTCCAAGGCTACTGTATGATCTCTGGGTCTCTTTCTTGcctacttttttccccctttccgAGGCTAATCTTTGTTATCCTTCACATTTGCAGACTTTATGCTCTCTTCTCTGAGGTTCTTTCAGGTGCTCTTCTAATCTCTCAAGCTCTGCAAGGCTACTCTGTTCTCTGTGACTATCCCAACTTCTCCACTTCTTCCCTAGCCTCTCCAAAGCTGCTATGGCTGcctttcagtttcttccttcctctcactGAGGTGACTTTGGagcattttcagtctttctgcCTCTTTCGTATCTCACTCACCCTTCAgcccctttttttctgaagtttgaCTGGATTTTCTGGGGCTGTTTTAGTCTTTCTTCAAGGCTCATGGCATCTCAGCAGcttgtcttctttcttctggGACTTTTTCAGCCTTCCTGgttgtttcttcccttctccaaggctattctctgctgctcttttagCCTCTCTCTTCTCTTAGCAGCTGCAGGCATACACTCCTAGAGCACTTTCCGAATCTCTGATACTTTGTTATTGTCAAAATCTCTTCTGTGTTCATCATGGTTCTTTCAGGCTTTCTACTAGTTTCTTTGCCTCTTTGAGGCTACTTTGTGTTCTAGGAGTCTTTTACAGATTTTGgctcattttcccttctttgatGCTACTCCTTGTGGCACTTTCAatctttccccctccccccccttttttttttaatcttctcttgAGGCTACCCTTGGCACTACCGAGTACTCTGAAGCTCCTTTAACAGCTCTGATACTTTCTTGTTATCACTGAACCTCTTCTGTATTCTCTGGAGGGTCCTTTGCcttatctctttctttcttggcctctgacactgctgcattttgtttccttgagCACTTACAggctttcttcccttccctgaagCTAGTTTATGCACTCAGAATCTCTTCTGGACTCTCTGTCACTTTGTTCACTTCTGCTTGGCTCCTGTTTCATCTGGGGATCTTTTAGCCCATCTTCTACTTTCCTGGCATTTGGAGGGCTATTCTGTAATCATTATCTGAGTGTTAATCAATGTTCACATTTTGTCTGAGACTTCTCCGTGTCCTCTGGACGTCTTTCAAGCTCTCTACTATTTTGTCCTCTCTTCAGCTACTCTGTGTTCTCTGGGACACTTGCAATCTCTTTCCTATATAAGGCTCTCAAAaccatttttcctttatttggggatttttcagacctttttctgttttaatattgttttgaaGGATGAGAGAGGACTGGGGGAGGTGGGGTGGAGGCAGGGGAGATGAATCTTTTCACAAATGAAACAGCTTCAAGAGCTCTGGATTTCAACTGCTGTAGAGCTTGAATAGATCTCTGTGAGTCAtcttttggaaattttttttttgtccctttttggttttggtggtggGGTTAGAAGACAAATGAGCTGAAAGAggcaccttttaaaaaatcctttatttttatatcatcCTAGTAAAAATCTTTTATATAAAGGCGAAAGTAGGTATTGCATAGAAGAAACACTGGTGCAAACATCACCCGGTGGGAACGGCATGTTGTTTCTTAGTGTCTACTCTCTACTGCACAACAGATGGCTAGCCCAGAGGCAAACTTCTCCAGGTTTCCCCATGCCAGCTACAGGATGAAGCTGCTCAACTTATGGAAAGACGTTACATCAGAATTATGTGTGGCCTATTCCATGCTGCTCCCAAGAACCGTCTGCTGGGAAAACacccttttcctccttgtcttTTCTATGCCTGACCAATACATCGCCCAGGAAAGACCATGAGGATCAGTCTGGCTGCCTTCTGTGCTTGCACCCTCCCTGTGTGTTTGTATTTCATGCATAGAAGTGGAGCGGGTGGACACAGGATAGGAGAGTTGGCCTAACATAGCCATAGTCCAGGAACTCAATGCATGACATAACCAAGGCATCTTCTGTCATCTTGGAGACATTTGTGTCATTGTCTTTTAGCATTTTACATGCTACTTAGCTATGGGCACTTTTTTTGAGCGCCTTCCACCTGGGCTTCCTGTAACAAACAGCCTTGGTACGACCAAGAGTGAGCAGAATTCACTGCTTACACTTCATCAGCTTTTGAGTAGAGCTTCTTCAGGCAGTTCTCCTGTTTTGTCTCTGCATAAGTTCTATGGCAGCTCCCGAGCATGAAGGACAGTAAGACAGCAGGTATGCTACAGTCTGAAGGAACACTCAGAGAAACAGCACTTTCACAGACTTGAACTGTGCTTTCATGAATTAGAGATACAGGGAGGTATGCATTTATACAAATCAGTATTTGTGTATATTAAAGATACTTTGACTCAGtatcagtttttatttaaaaacatgctaAAAACTTATAGTTAAATAATCAGAGTGACATTTGGGGAAAACACACAGACAGCCACCCACCAGcataagcaaaaaaaagtgCATACATACATGAGCCAAAGCTCCCTTTGACCAATTTACAGGACAATTAGTGCCTTCTCCGACAAACTGACTGCTGCAACCTCACACTTTCCAGAGCTGTTTTTTGCTGCCTGGAAAGTGGTATTacctttctgcttctttgaGGATGTCTGTCATCACCTCCCACATCAGAGAGTCAGCTAGAGACACAAATCAGTCCTGCTTTTGACTCCTCTCCTGTAGGTGGCTTCATAGAGATGAATACATGAAGCTCATGTAACTATCTCACTTAATACTGTGCTTAAAATGCCTAAAgtagtcattaaaaaaagatttcaggATCTATGCTGCTAGATCGTGAAATGGAATGAAGCATTCTAGAAAAATAAGTTTGGATGGAAGGCAAAGTAGCTGAGTTTGCAACTACACATTTCATCTCTGAGTTActcataataatttttatttacttattacTTTCACTAATATATATTTTACCATTTTTGTACAAAAACTGACTGCAGATTAAAATTTAAGATGTGGCAGGTACAACTGTGCGACCCAAAAGGACAGAGATGATGCTCCTACTCAGCCCTGCACCTGGCTCTTTTTGAGCACCAGAAAATCTAGAGAAAGCTAAGCACCTCTGCCCAAAGGGAGAATGCAGTGGAGCCATCAGACAAAAACTGCCCTGtcttttcttgcaaaaatgGGAACACATCTTAGCAACTTTGGATACAGTCTTACATGTAGCAGCAGATACATTGGGCATCAGAGCCCCTTCTTCAACATGGAACAGCCATCTCCAGTGAGGCTCAGATGCTCCTGGTCCCAATTTTTGTTAGAAATGGAAGTAAAACTGGATTCagtttctgtgctttccctcttcttcttccctgaCTCCTTCAAAGGCTATCCAAGTGAAATAGCTGAACCCATATGGCCTTGTCTGCTTCAGTGGGAAAATAGAGCCCTGTGAAACTTTGGGCATTGTGCTCATATGGGCAAGGGCTGTGCTCTAAGAATAGTAACCTTCTTCTTCACTGCAACACCCAAATTCATCTCTATCTCCCACACATTCACACTCCTTCCCATCACACCAATTTCATAGGAACTCAAAAAAGTGACACGTAGGTCACACAAAACACTGTTGCTGCCAGATGTACAGATGCATGCAGGACTTATTAGGAAGATAAACAGGGGACTAAAACCTCCCAGATATAAAGTGGCTCAACAGCTCTTTCAGCACAAGGAAAAGAGGCTGAATGGTACAATGAAAATTACATCTTTTTAGAGCGTAAAGTATGAACATTTGGACTGGACATTAATAGAATCTTGTTTACCAGAGGAGTAGTGGCTCTGAAAGGCACAAAATCTCCATCCTCAACAGTCTCTGAAACTCAGCCCAATAATGTCATAGTGAATCCCATCTCACATATGTGTCAATACCTCTTTGAGACTGACATTGGATGAGGTAACCTTTGAAGGTCGCTTCTGACAGCTGTCCACGCAAAAAGCAGTGTTCTTTCAGAGCTGAGTCAAGCCCTGATTGAAGTTTAATCAAAACATCCTCCATTGTCTGagcctttccttcttccttcacaaaacagcaaaaacctGTAACAATGGGTAAGTGGGGGCTCCTTGCAATGAAGAAGCATTCAAAGTAGAGAAATACACATTCAAGTTTTCTAACAGGAATGTTGGTAAAAATAAGTATTGAGTGAACTACCCCAGTGGATGAACTTGGCAATCCGTCAGCAAAAAACAATTCTGTACTGAAGGTGTGACAATACATACCATCTCTGGCTGCTGTTCTGGAAATTGCCCCTGTCCTGCATCATCTGGGCACCCATAATCAAACTGCCTTTTCTAGCGCAGGGAGACAGCTGTCTTTGGCCTGAGGAAATCCCTACAACAAAGGCCATGGCATGATAATGGTGCCATCAAATTGCCATCCCCTTCCTTCACATTCAGCAGCATGCCATGCCTTGGGCAAACTTTTTGAAGCAGACAACATAATTGGCAAAGTCTGCTGCCAGTTGGTCAGACTGCAATCTCTCTCCTTTGTGCCAGCAGTAACTTGCTTAGTCACTACTTTTGGCTTTCGAAGTAGCATGACATAAAGCAGCCAGGCACTGCTTTGGGTGAGTAAAGGCATTGGAACTTTGCCTCACAGAAGTAGGAAGCTCATCGTCTAGCCCAATGGGAAGGCTTTGCATTCCATCTGAGGAAAGAGTCactgattttaaaggaaataccTTTGTTACAGTAAGGACATCAAGGCCCTGATAAAGGTAGATGATGCCTCCCCATGGACTTGAGAAAAGTTATGTCTTTGCCCGCCCCTATTATCAGCTTTGAAAAACATGTCCTCTGGAGATCGCACAGCAGTTCCCAGATTAATGTACAATAAATGTGTAAAACCAAAAACAGTAAGAAGTTATAAGTCAGGCAACTAAATTCTAAGCTATATCCATcataataataatcatcatccTTATCATAATAAAAAAGTATACACCGTAAGGTACAAGaagctgcaaagcaaagcagctccaATTCCCAGGACTCTCAGTTAGAGTGGCTTTTCCGAGTCTTCCAGTAAATTGGACATAAGGGCTGAAAACCTAATGGAAGACTTTGAAGAATTCTCCCTTGAAGtcaaacacacaaaattttCGCACATATAGCATGGATTAGTagagcaaaacattttcttaagtTAAGAAACATTCTTAGAGCAGATCTACGATTTCGTGTAGAAAATCCATTTGTTTGGGGAGTTTCCTCCCTCTTTGGCAAATAAATGGcaaatgtgaaacagaaaaaaaaaaaaaagagtcaaatAAGTTGTGATAACTGGACAAGTAACAACAAAATGGATCTGTCAGTGGGACGGATTCCCTTAGCAGGGCTAGGCGTGATGCTCCTTGCAGTCATTCCTCGTGTTCATTTCATGATGAGACAGAAAGGTTGATGTGATAATGCTTCAGAGGCTTTAGGCATCATATTTTTTGCCAGTCCTGTGAATCTGCTGGAATAGTGTCATGGAGAAGGCCATGCCAAgaatctgaaggaaaacaaacaataagGGCTTTAGTACAGGAAGGCTGCCAAAACTGCACTGCTGACCTGTGTTCATGGCCCAGCCGTAGTTTGAACAGTCATTCTACACTAGCCATATGTCTCAAGCTTCAACACTGAGCAGTAGAATTGAATGTATGTCGTTCAGGCACGTAGTGATGTCCAGGGTTGTATCTGTCTGAGCACAGATGGAGGCAAAAAAGCTCTCAGGGTTCTTTGTCATACGTGCAACAGTTTTTCAGAATCAATGCATACAAGTGACTCTTCCCTTTGACCCAACAACTCGTGCTTGTTTGGTCAGGTAACTGCGACTAAAAATATCAGATTCAGGTATTCTCCCCCAAAAATATGGCAgtgatagaatcacagaatatcctgagttggaagggaccaacaAGGATtatcgagtccaactcctggccaGGAAACACAGGACAAtcccaaaaatcacaccacgtgcctgagagcattgcccAAATGCTTGAACTCTGGCAAACTTGGTGCCGTGACCACTTCCTTGGAGCAGGGACCCCAAAACCTTAACAGATTATTATGATATTTCTgcacttgttttttaaaacacattgaCCTACTCAGTTCAGTGGTGATGGTTTGACTCATTTTGGTAATTTCTAGAATTTgcttccaaaattaaaaatcaatcaGTTCCTGAAAGGACAGCATAACAAATGGTTTAATATGGGAACTCCAAAGAGGTACCCTGAGGTCAAAACTCAGGCAAGCAAAACCCCAGTGTAGCATGTCTTCTTTGCAGGACTGACTACTGACCTGCTTTCTTTCTGAGCACATGGCCTTAAATGAACTCATAAAACAAATCtgacatttttgaaataatattcCAACTCAAAAGAGTTGGGTATCACTTTTCACATGGCAGAGTCAAGAATGCTGACACCTAATCAAAGCCATGTTGAAAAACATCATACCAGTATTACCTGCATTATGAGGATGCACATCCCAATCGAACCGAGGACATGCTTGTTGTCATCAAACCAGCTCATAACTTTCTCATAACATCCCTGAAAtgatgaaagatgaaaattgaAACCCCAAggtcacattttctttcatgtgcaTTCCCTCTACTTTGTTCCTTCCCACCCCTACCTAAGACTTGACCTGGGCAAAGTGAGCCTTACCGTTTTCCACAGTGATTCAGTAGAGTTCCGTCCACAGTCTTGGGAGTTTTCCATACAACATCGGTCTGGAACAATGTTTTCTCCCAGCACTGGGTACCAATCTGTATAGTCATTCACACCACAGCATTTCATCTGTGCAGAAGTGAAGGATTAATAAATTAACTAGCACAATTTGAAAATCATGCACAACCACAAACTTTTATTTCCACTAAACCactctgtattttcaaaaaggCCACCACAACACTTTTCTAGGTTTCAGGTGTTCTGTGGTTGCTGATCACTTAAAGCAAATActtaaaaaacacaaagaaaaaacaaaactaaagaaaataaatggctCCACACCCAAGGTATGTTAGTCTTCTTGTCACAGAGACATGAGCCCAAACACCAAAACATAACGTAATAAGCCCACAAGTGCTAAAAGCAAAAGCCTGCCAAAGCTGCAGTGCCACCTAGGCAGgttttgctgcctctctgctctttCAGATCATCTCTATGCCTGTGATAGCCACAGAGAATTCCAGACAGGTGAGCATCTTCCACCTTACAGCGTACACTTTGATCCTGGGTTTCACAGTATTCCCTGGATGTTGAAGAATGCAAAATCAGAACTCAAAACCTGCATTAGCCATCTTTCAGACTAGGCATGGATGCCACACTTTAACAGACTGCAGCAGCCTTGAGGACCAAATTGTTACTTTTTTACTGTTGAGAAAATATGTTACCTCTGCTTGAATGATATTCCACGCATTTTTCAGTCcaatattattttctgaattgtATAGCTTCATGCCTTCCTTCAAATCCTGCTTTGCACTCTCACTGACCTGCACCATGTAAAAGACAGAGGAAGTCAATgcactgctgctcagaggaAAGGACCAAATGGTACAGACACACATAGAACATCTGTCTCTTACCTTCTCTCACCACAAACTTAACGTGGGTAGAAAAGCTTCAGGATTCTCACAAATCACTGGGGCCTTTAAGCACCTGCCAAGGCCTAGTCTCTCCCTCAGATTGCAAAATAGTGGATTAATTCTCTTGAGATAGGAGACCTCTGCTAAAAGTCCATCATTACAGTCATCATCTGACTCAAACTAACTGAACATGAAGAGCATCAATCTGCTGACCTTGCTGTAACCTTGCCACAGATAGCTGTTAGCAATACCCCACAGCAACCTCTCCTGCCTGTAACCTCTGGCCTGCTTCAATTTGCTAATATCACAAAATCAAGAGTCCCTGCTTCCCAACCTTAGTGGAGTTATCCTTGCATGGGTTCAGGCAGGCTATAGTGAATAGCCAACAAAAAATCAATTGGAAAAAGACattattgtttttctccttgtggGAACAAGCTTGTAGGATTTATGACTTTCGaactgtcttggggtgattttatgataatactgTATTCCCCTATCATCTGCTGTATGCCCAGAAATGGGTCCCACAGCTTTAAGCTGGGtccaggagaggggggagagaagccACATGAATTCCTCAGCTTGtgtttgtgttcaaggactcaTACGCTCCCCTTGTTCTCCAGCTACTGCAGAGCCAAGGGAGCACCTTCCTGCTCTTAGCCAGCCTGTTAGCTGAGGCAAGGAATTTTCCTACACCGGCACACCGAAATCCTCCGGTAATTTCTCCAtcttcttctggaactgttcagccCAGCTGTGATCCGAGAACCAGATCAGTGGAGGCCATGGACCGGTAGGGAGGCTGCAGAGACACCACATCCCGGCCTTGGACCTCGGGAGGGGCCAAGCCAGCTACAGAGGGAACTCTAAATCCACCAGGAGGTTTAATATTTCAAcagttattcttttttttttttcctcatgccATGTGGGCACTTTGGTTGTTAAATGAAGtgtttttcactttcctccaagaaattccttttgtatCAATGGGGGAGGGAatgctgaaacctgccttctccAGAGATGCTCCTTCCAGAGCGTTTCCCCCTAAACttgtctcaaaccaagacacaaaTGTGTTCTTCTTTCTTTAGAAGATAAAGTTAGAATGCTTAACAAGAGATCTGAGATGTCCCATTTCTTGTATTAATTTCAGGCTGAGCCCAGAGTCCTGGATGCAGGTAGGAATGTACCCTGCCTCTGACAGCAGTGAGCTGGTAGCAGAGAAAGGATTATGGTCCTGGCATAAATGATATTGTAAGATCTGTTTCATCCCTCTTTTACAACCCAGTCAAAATCAGAAGTTCACCTCAGCTCCCTGAAAGTAGCAGCATCATAATGACAACCTGAGAAGAGATAAAGGTCTGGGAggatctgttttaaaataagtctGGACATATTCGTACTGTAAGGTCCTGCCCTGTGTTTAGCAGAGGTCTCCAGTTCCCCAGGCACTTTTCCAGTGTTATGTATCTGATGGGCCAGCCAGTTGTGCCTACTTAGTCACTATGAGATAGCAGATTCCTACAGATGGGCTTTATGAGAAACTGCCTCGATCCATTTTGCACTCATGCCAAACTCTCTGGCACTGCCCAGTCAAGTGAGACAACTGGTGGCATTTGGAATAGCCTGTGAATATCCCATGCCTCTCTCCTCCAGTCCTGTTCCAAGAGTTGGCCCTAAGAAGCTACAAGGGTTTACGCAGGGCTTCTCACAAGCCAGGACTACAAGATGATCAGCTTCTTGCAGACATCAAACAGCTATGTTGAAGGCTATCTAAGATTTCAGGACAAGACAAAAAGGGAGGCTCTGGATCATGGCTTTATTTCGGGGATTTCTCTCCTGCTTGTTCTCATcacttcctcctcccccttcaGAAGCAGCTTACAGGAGACACCAAAATATCAAGGTTAAACCCTCACCAAAGTGAAGATCAAGGAGAACCCACATACCTTcatcaaacaaaaaactaaaccTGGTTTACATGCTAGTAAAGATAATTAATCTATATGGCATATTTGCTTACCTTGTCCATataaacaaagaataaaatgacTAAtatcagctctgccaggagaaTTATCAGCAAAACGATGAAAAactagaataaagaaaaaagagacaggGTATACACACTTGCCAACTAGAGAGCAAACCTGGGGCTGCTAGAAACGATGAAGATGATAGGCTTACTAGCAGTTTGCAGGTTTCAGGCATGCTTTTGTCTTGCTCCTTTTGACTGCTGTCAcagcacacagccctgggagtCCCTCCCTCACACAGCCTACAGGACAGATGCTAAATCCCTTAGCGCAAAGACTGATGTGACGTGCCTCAGAAATGATTCCCTAGCAGATGGGCTTGAACCACATGTGACTGTGGAATAGTCATCATATTACTCAGCACTTGTATTCCCAGCTCTGTATCTGAAATATCTGTCTCTGCAGAGGCATCCCAAGTGTGAGTTCTGGTAGTTTCTCACTACTTTTCATGCCcacttggcattttttttcctgcctttatGCCCTAGCAGGCTCCAGACAGGGATGGCACCTACCCCCCCAGACACTGGGGAAGAAGCAGTTGGAGCACAGCTAGGTCTTTAATTGGAAACTCATGACAGTCATGATAGTATAAAATGACTTTTGCAGAACCTTGTAAGActataaaatctttaaaaaaaaaaaaaaaaaaaaagctggtgtTGCAGTTAGTGTGGATGAATGACATGGGCCTCAATACTAATCTCTGTCTGTTTTCCTAGCTGTGCAACACACAAAACCAAGCCATCGGAAGGCAAAAACCTAGGTGCAGATTTTCCCTCCTGTTTAATTCTCTGAGGTGGTTTAAGGAATTCTGCCCAGCTGTTCCCCAATGTCATATATGAGAGTTTTGCACAAGGAAAACATGCTCCTTAATGTCCCAGTATCTGGATTCATAAGTTGTGACTGAACTGGAACCTGTCTGCTTTGAAAGCCCTCCTCTCACCTCCTGCCACAATATCTCTCTCCTTGCAGGGGGTTCTCCTCTCCCCATTATTTGAGGGGGATATTTATATGGGGGTATTATATATTCCCCCATATAACCTCCCATCATTAGTCAGGGAGGCCAATGATGAGACCTCTTGTGTTTATGCAAGAAGAGTGATCCacactgtgttttctgagaGGAGTTCCCAACCTTTGTGCTTCAGAGCTGGACCAAGACTGTCAAGGgtcagaatatttatttttttattgataaGGCCTGGCAGAGACTTTGACTTCTTAACTTTGGCTCAGATGGTTTCAACCATCCTCTGACAAAGCCCGTAGATAAGAGCAATGTAGAAAATAGCCATGAGAGGCtttgagcagctctgtgcttaAGATTTTCTCAGTCAACCCTTCCAACAGACATTTCCAGAAGAGCTATCCAGGTTGATCCTACAGTTCATGCTTAACCATCCAGAGGTAACTGATAGCAATTTGCTTTGCTACCTAATACATTAGGGCACACAGTAACAAGGATACATTTGCTAATGTACCATTGATATCACTGCGACCAAAGCTGTGGGATGTCATACTGCAAGCATACAGAAGACTGAAAGTCAAGGGCGGTGTCACAGTGAGCCACAAGATTATTTTGCTCTGgtcattcaaataaaattacaatAAGGCAACAGCCACTGGTTTTAGTGAAAAGGAGTACTGATATCTTACGCTCAACAGGAGGCACTTGTTTTCCTTGATAGCACCTAGGCAGCCCAGGAAGCCGGTCACCATGATCACTGTGCCAATGGCAATTACTAGGTTGGCAGCTGAAAGTGATGGAAAGCTGGGAGAAAATGTGGCGAAGTTCCCTTGTGACACTGACAGCCAGATGCCCACGCCCAGCAGACCACAGCCACATAACTGCAAAGagacaaacaaaagaaaggtTTCACCgttaaaataaatgtcatgtGTCCTTCCCCCGAaattctaaaaagaaagaatttcacAAGCAAGTTCTCAGCTAAGTGTTCTGCAGTAATGCTCTCAGTGGCTTGGTGCTGAAACTAAGTGAATCTAAATCTTACCTAGACTTGGTCATGTCACCTGTACTTATAATTCTATTTAAAAGCCACTGGATGGCAGAATTCTCTTCTGAGAGACTTAGCACATGAAAGCAGGACTACCCACTGACCTCCCAACAGCAACCCAATGCAATTTTTctctatgaaaataaaaaatattatttgaaagaaTGCTCCATTGCACTTATTTGTGCAGTCATCTGCAATGTCTCAGAGTATTCAGCCCTATATTGCCTCATCCCAGGGAGGCAAGGAAGTCCTGAAGATATTTACAATCAAAAGCATCATTTCAGTAAATACTTGTCATAAAATGCCCAGTCCCAGTAGCCAGGTTGGGTTTTAGTATGAGTTCTCATAGCTTTAGTGTTGATTGCCAACATTCACAAAATGTCACCAAAATCAGATTTCTAGGTACATTATCTACAGGAAGATCAG
It includes:
- the TSPAN9 gene encoding tetraspanin-9 isoform X3, whose protein sequence is MAELVVREVLQIRQLCGCGLLGVGIWLSVSQGNFATFSPSFPSLSAANLVIAIGTVIMVTGFLGCLGAIKENKCLLLSFFIVLLIILLAELILVILFFVYMDKVSESAKQDLKEGMKLYNSENNIGLKNAWNIIQAEMKCCGVNDYTDWYPVLGENIVPDRCCMENSQDCGRNSTESLWKTGCYEKVMSWFDDNKHVLGSIGMCILIMQILGMAFSMTLFQQIHRTGKKYDA
- the TSPAN9 gene encoding tetraspanin-9 isoform X4; translated protein: MARGCLCCLKYMMFLFNLIFWLCGCGLLGVGIWLSVSQGNFATFSPSFPSLSAANLVIAIGTVIMVTGFLGCLGAIKENKCLLLSFFIVLLIILLAELILVILFFVYMDKVSESAKQDLKEGMKLYNSENNIGLKNAWNIIQAEMKCCGVNDYTDWYPVLGENIVPDRCCMENSQDCGRNSTESLWKTGCYEKVMSWFDDNKHVLGSIGMCILIMQILGMAFSMTLFQQIHRTGKKYDA
- the TSPAN9 gene encoding tetraspanin-9 isoform X2, translating into MQDRMPSSPPPGVECCWLKIASAMANAHKFKKCNMARGCLCCLKYMMFLFNLIFWLCGCGLLGVGIWLSVSQGNFATFSPSFPSLSAANLVIAIGTVIMVTGFLGCLGAIKENKCLLLSFFIVLLIILLAELILVILFFVYMDKVSESAKQDLKEGMKLYNSENNIGLKNAWNIIQAEMKCCGVNDYTDWYPVLGENIVPDRCCMENSQDCGRNSTESLWKTGCYEKVMSWFDDNKHVLGSIGMCILIMQILGMAFSMTLFQQIHRTGKKYDA
- the TSPAN9 gene encoding tetraspanin-9 isoform X1, whose protein sequence is MEKSSSEDSSIHRSPSLDSKDSDFAKPSTSGRQFGRGFTAGAFYGTTGSRTQSHTGVGTGTGAGTGTGVKSEKYSAPKGSKYVVFYLDLSFVFLLEFKKCNMARGCLCCLKYMMFLFNLIFWLCGCGLLGVGIWLSVSQGNFATFSPSFPSLSAANLVIAIGTVIMVTGFLGCLGAIKENKCLLLSFFIVLLIILLAELILVILFFVYMDKVSESAKQDLKEGMKLYNSENNIGLKNAWNIIQAEMKCCGVNDYTDWYPVLGENIVPDRCCMENSQDCGRNSTESLWKTGCYEKVMSWFDDNKHVLGSIGMCILIMQILGMAFSMTLFQQIHRTGKKYDA